In one window of Falco cherrug isolate bFalChe1 chromosome 12, bFalChe1.pri, whole genome shotgun sequence DNA:
- the RPF1 gene encoding ribosome production factor 1, translated as MAGGGGGSGPVGSAAGDGAPPAPERVLFPPTFSVSEIKNKQRRHFMFLRWKQQQRKEKLAAKKKRRKEREALGDKAPPKAVPKTIENQRVYDETTVDPNDEEVAFDEATDEFAPYFNRQTVPKILITTSDRPRGRTVRFCEQLATVIPNSHVYYRRGLALKRIIPQCIARDFTDLIVINEDRKIPNGLVLSHLPDGPTAHFRMSSVRLRKEIKRRGKDPTEHVPEVILNNFTTRLGHSIGRMFAALFPHDPQFIGRQVATFHNQRDYIFFRFHRYIFKSEKKVGIQELGPRFTLKLRSLQKGTFDSKFGEYEWIHKRREMDTSRRKFHL; from the exons ATGgccggcggcggtggcggcagCGGCCCGGTGGGCTCTGCGGCGGGGGATGGAGCGCCGCCGGCCCCAGAGCGGGTTCTCTTCCCGCCTACCTTCAGCGTGTCCGAGATCAAGAACAAGCAGCGGCGGCACTTCATGTTCCTTcgctggaagcagcagcagaggaag GAGAAACTGGCCGCCAAGAAGAAGCGGAGAAAGGAGCGAGAAGCCCTCGGAGACAAA gCACCTCCAAAAGCCGTACCAAAGACTATTGAAAATCAGAGAGTGTATGACGAAACAACTGTAGATCCCAATGATGAAGAG GTTGCTTTCGATGAAGCAACTGATGAATTTGCACCATACTTCAACAGACAGACAGTTCCCAAGATTCTTATTACAACATCAGACAGGCCTCGCGGA AGAACAGTGAGATTCTGTGAACAGTTGGCTACTGTTATACCCAACTCGCATGTCTACTATCGAAGAGGACTGGCTTTGAAAAGAATTATTCCACAGTGTATTGCAAGGGACTTTACGGATTTAATTGTCATTAATGAAGATCGCAAAATACCAA ATGGTCTGGTTTTAAGTCATCTGCCTGATGGTCCAACTGCTCATTTTAGAATGAGTAGTGTCCGTTTGCGTAAAGAAATAAAG CGAAGAGGGAAAGACCCCACAGAACACGTACCCGAAGTAATCCTGAATAATTTCACAACGCGACTTGGCCATTCTATTGGTCGCATGTTTGCTGCTCTCTTCCCACATGATCCTCAGTTCATTGGAAGACAAGTAGCTACATTTCACAATCAGCGAGACTACATCTTTTTCAGATTCCACAG ATATATCTTCAAGAGTGAAAAGAAAGTGGGAATTCAAGAACTTGGACCGCGTTTTACATTAAAGCTGAGGTCTCTTCAAAAAGGAACCTTTGATTCCAAATTTGGAGAATATGAATGGATTCATAAG CGCCGAGAAATGga